A genomic segment from Acipenser ruthenus chromosome 5, fAciRut3.2 maternal haplotype, whole genome shotgun sequence encodes:
- the LOC117403068 gene encoding TGF-beta-activated kinase 1 and MAP3K7-binding protein 2-like isoform X2 has translation MAQGSQQIDTQVLHDLCQKFPEVPEGVVSHCILQNKNNLNACFEFLSHESTKYLYGEGDLNFSDDSSISGLRNHMTQLNLGLQSQNVYHPSGWEGVRMNGSRTLSHSLSDGPLQAEKTNSEFFQQEPQSAPVQGASSLNVFGVMDTTRNPHAPQHLGLYQLGGKGHSAGSQQAPRFNPITVTLAPNIQTGRNTPTSLHIHGGPPPALNSPQGNSIYIRPYVTQSGTTRQTSQQQQAGWSQFGPSSQQQQQQQQIYQITHPSQLPGPCALPSQYSSTHTSTHQPQGHQTSHVYMPISSPTTAQAPPFIQAAPGSQPSSSSSFSQYNIQNISTGPRKNQIEIKLESPQRSNSNTTTAVLRPGGVGSGGGGPRSSSSIAATSSSAATCSTTPLSISSQSLSRSQPTVYIAASPPASSAAAAEEAPVASSGSRTQPKFYISANANPTGDDPSVRNPPTLYISANPQMPGTAASRNMAGQVSMGPAYIHHHPPKSRASMGSCGTATSPRVVVTQPNTKYTFKITVSPNKPPAVSPGVVSPTFEATNLLSVPSDHFAEPEVHHVSDPLLVQRERPSEARKLSMGADDAAYTQALMIHQKARMERLWHELEMKKKKLEKLKAEVNEMENDLTRRRLQRSNSASQIPSLEEMQQLRCRNRKLQIDIDCLTKEIDLLQTKGPHFNPSAIYNFYDNIGFLGPVPPKPKEQRSLAKTPKTVPDTEEDEGAQWNCTACTFLNHPALNRCEQCDFPKHF, from the exons aacaaaaataatttgaatgcctgttttgaattcctgtcccATGAGAGCACCAAGTATCTTTATGGAGAAGGCGATCTAAACTTTTCTGACGATTCCAGCATTTCCGGACTTCGAAATCACATGACCCAGCTGAACCTTGGCTTGCAGTCACAGAATGTGTATCACCCCTCCGGCTGGGAAGGAGTTAGAATGAATGGCAGCAGGACTCTGTCCCACAGCCTCAGTGACGGGCCCCTCCAGGCTGAAAAGACAAACAGCGAATTTTTTCAGCAAGAACCCCAGTCAGCTCCTGTGCAAGGGGCTTCCAGCTTAAACGTCTTTGGCGTTATGGACACAACGCGAAACCCACATGCTCCACAGCACCTTGGACTTTACCAGTTGGGTGGCAAAGGACACTCTGCAGGCTCTCAACAGGCACCTAGGTTTAACCCTATCACAGTCACGCTGGCCCCCAATATTCAGACTGGCCGAAACACCCCCACCTCTTTGCACATACATGGCGGGCCCCCGCCTGCCCTAAACAGTCCCCAGGGTAACTCTATCTATATCCGGCCTTATGTCACTCAATCTGGTACAACCCGACAAACTTCGCAGCAGCAGCAAGCGGGCTGGTCACAATTTGGTCccagctcacagcagcagcaacaacagcagcagatcTATCAGATCACCCATCCTTCCCAGTTGCCTGGCCCCTGTGCTCTCCCATCCCAGTACAGCTCTACACATACCTCAACGCACCAGCCACAGGGCCACCAGACGTCGCACGTCTACATGCCCATCAGCTCACCCACTACTGCCCAAGCGCCCCCTTTCATCCAGGCTGCTCCTGGCAGCCAGCCTTCCTCATCTTCCTCCTTCAGCCAGTACAACATCCAGAACATCTCCACAGGGCCACGCAAGAACCAGATCGAAATCAAACTTGAATCACCCCAACGGAGTAACTCCAACACCACCACTGCAGTGCTGCGCCCTGGAGGAGTAGGATCAGGCGGTGGCGGACCTCGTTCATCCTCTTCCATTGCTGCCACCTCCTCCTCTGCTGCCACCTGTTCCACAACACCCTTATCCATCAGCAGTCAGTCACTGAGTCGCAGCCAACCCACCGTTTACATAGCTGCCAGCCCGCCCGCTTCTTCTGCTGCTGCCGCTGAAGAGGCCCCAGTGGCTTCCTCCGGCTCCCGCACCCAGCCCAAGTTTTACATTTCAGCCAACGCAAACCCCACGGGTGATGACCCCAGTGTCCGGAACCCACCCACACTGTACATCTCGGCCAATCCACAAATGCCAGGGACAGCTGCCTCTCGGAACATGGCAGGGCAGGTGAGCATGGGCCCCGCCTACATCCACCACCACCCGCCCAAATCCCGGGCTTCCATGGGCAGTTGTGGCACTGCCACCTCGCCCAGGGTGGTGGTAACTCAGCCCAATACCAAATACACTTTTAAAATCACGGTCTCTCCCAACAAGCCTCCTGCTGTCTCCCCTGGGGTGGTGTCCCCCACCTTCGAAGCCACCAATTTGCTCAGCGTCCCATCTGATCACTTTGCTGAACCCGAGGTCCATCATGTTTCGGACCCGCTGTTAGTGCAGAGGGAAAGACCTAGTGAGGCCAGGAAACTCAGCATGGGAGCAGATGATGCAGCATACACACAAG CTTTAATGATACATCAGAAGGCTAGGATGGAACGGCTGTGGCATGAACTTGAGATGAAGAAGAAAAAGCTGGAAAAACTAAAAGCAGAGGTCAATGAAATGGAGAATGACCTTACTCGAAGACGTCTACAAAGGTCCAACTCTGCCTCCCAAATCCCTTCA cttgagGAAATGCAACAGTTACGATGCAGAAACAGAAAACTGCAGATAGACATTGACTGCCTAACCAAAGAAATTGATCTCCTTCAAACAAAAG GACCACACTTTAATCCCAGCGCTATTTATAATTTCTATGACAACATTGGATTTCTAGGTCCTGTTCCACCAAAGCCCAAAG AGCAGAGATCTCTTGCAAAAACACCAAAGACTGTACCAGACACAGAAGAGGATGAAGGGGCTCAGTGGAATTGTACTGCCTGTACCTTCCTGAATCATCCAGCCCTCAACCGCTGTGAACAATGCGATTTTCCTAAGCATTTCTGA
- the LOC117403068 gene encoding TGF-beta-activated kinase 1 and MAP3K7-binding protein 2-like isoform X1: protein MAQGSQQIDTQVLHDLCQKFPEVPEGVVSHCILQNKNNLNACFEFLSHESTKYLYGEGDLNFSDDSSISGLRNHMTQLNLGLQSQNVYHPSGWEGVRMNGSRTLSHSLSDGPLQAEKTNSEFFQQEPQSAPVQGASSLNVFGVMDTTRNPHAPQHLGLYQLGGKGHSAGSQQAPRFNPITVTLAPNIQTGRNTPTSLHIHGGPPPALNSPQGNSIYIRPYVTQSGTTRQTSQQQQAGWSQFGPSSQQQQQQQQIYQITHPSQLPGPCALPSQYSSTHTSTHQPQGHQTSHVYMPISSPTTAQAPPFIQAAPGSQPSSSSSFSQYNIQNISTGPRKNQIEIKLESPQRSNSNTTTAVLRPGGVGSGGGGPRSSSSIAATSSSAATCSTTPLSISSQSLSRSQPTVYIAASPPASSAAAAEEAPVASSGSRTQPKFYISANANPTGDDPSVRNPPTLYISANPQMPGTAASRNMAGQVSMGPAYIHHHPPKSRASMGSCGTATSPRVVVTQPNTKYTFKITVSPNKPPAVSPGVVSPTFEATNLLSVPSDHFAEPEVHHVSDPLLVQRERPSEARKLSMGADDAAYTQALMIHQKARMERLWHELEMKKKKLEKLKAEVNEMENDLTRRRLQRSNSASQIPSLEEMQQLRCRNRKLQIDIDCLTKEIDLLQTKGPHFNPSAIYNFYDNIGFLGPVPPKPKAEQRSLAKTPKTVPDTEEDEGAQWNCTACTFLNHPALNRCEQCDFPKHF, encoded by the exons aacaaaaataatttgaatgcctgttttgaattcctgtcccATGAGAGCACCAAGTATCTTTATGGAGAAGGCGATCTAAACTTTTCTGACGATTCCAGCATTTCCGGACTTCGAAATCACATGACCCAGCTGAACCTTGGCTTGCAGTCACAGAATGTGTATCACCCCTCCGGCTGGGAAGGAGTTAGAATGAATGGCAGCAGGACTCTGTCCCACAGCCTCAGTGACGGGCCCCTCCAGGCTGAAAAGACAAACAGCGAATTTTTTCAGCAAGAACCCCAGTCAGCTCCTGTGCAAGGGGCTTCCAGCTTAAACGTCTTTGGCGTTATGGACACAACGCGAAACCCACATGCTCCACAGCACCTTGGACTTTACCAGTTGGGTGGCAAAGGACACTCTGCAGGCTCTCAACAGGCACCTAGGTTTAACCCTATCACAGTCACGCTGGCCCCCAATATTCAGACTGGCCGAAACACCCCCACCTCTTTGCACATACATGGCGGGCCCCCGCCTGCCCTAAACAGTCCCCAGGGTAACTCTATCTATATCCGGCCTTATGTCACTCAATCTGGTACAACCCGACAAACTTCGCAGCAGCAGCAAGCGGGCTGGTCACAATTTGGTCccagctcacagcagcagcaacaacagcagcagatcTATCAGATCACCCATCCTTCCCAGTTGCCTGGCCCCTGTGCTCTCCCATCCCAGTACAGCTCTACACATACCTCAACGCACCAGCCACAGGGCCACCAGACGTCGCACGTCTACATGCCCATCAGCTCACCCACTACTGCCCAAGCGCCCCCTTTCATCCAGGCTGCTCCTGGCAGCCAGCCTTCCTCATCTTCCTCCTTCAGCCAGTACAACATCCAGAACATCTCCACAGGGCCACGCAAGAACCAGATCGAAATCAAACTTGAATCACCCCAACGGAGTAACTCCAACACCACCACTGCAGTGCTGCGCCCTGGAGGAGTAGGATCAGGCGGTGGCGGACCTCGTTCATCCTCTTCCATTGCTGCCACCTCCTCCTCTGCTGCCACCTGTTCCACAACACCCTTATCCATCAGCAGTCAGTCACTGAGTCGCAGCCAACCCACCGTTTACATAGCTGCCAGCCCGCCCGCTTCTTCTGCTGCTGCCGCTGAAGAGGCCCCAGTGGCTTCCTCCGGCTCCCGCACCCAGCCCAAGTTTTACATTTCAGCCAACGCAAACCCCACGGGTGATGACCCCAGTGTCCGGAACCCACCCACACTGTACATCTCGGCCAATCCACAAATGCCAGGGACAGCTGCCTCTCGGAACATGGCAGGGCAGGTGAGCATGGGCCCCGCCTACATCCACCACCACCCGCCCAAATCCCGGGCTTCCATGGGCAGTTGTGGCACTGCCACCTCGCCCAGGGTGGTGGTAACTCAGCCCAATACCAAATACACTTTTAAAATCACGGTCTCTCCCAACAAGCCTCCTGCTGTCTCCCCTGGGGTGGTGTCCCCCACCTTCGAAGCCACCAATTTGCTCAGCGTCCCATCTGATCACTTTGCTGAACCCGAGGTCCATCATGTTTCGGACCCGCTGTTAGTGCAGAGGGAAAGACCTAGTGAGGCCAGGAAACTCAGCATGGGAGCAGATGATGCAGCATACACACAAG CTTTAATGATACATCAGAAGGCTAGGATGGAACGGCTGTGGCATGAACTTGAGATGAAGAAGAAAAAGCTGGAAAAACTAAAAGCAGAGGTCAATGAAATGGAGAATGACCTTACTCGAAGACGTCTACAAAGGTCCAACTCTGCCTCCCAAATCCCTTCA cttgagGAAATGCAACAGTTACGATGCAGAAACAGAAAACTGCAGATAGACATTGACTGCCTAACCAAAGAAATTGATCTCCTTCAAACAAAAG GACCACACTTTAATCCCAGCGCTATTTATAATTTCTATGACAACATTGGATTTCTAGGTCCTGTTCCACCAAAGCCCAAAG CAGAGCAGAGATCTCTTGCAAAAACACCAAAGACTGTACCAGACACAGAAGAGGATGAAGGGGCTCAGTGGAATTGTACTGCCTGTACCTTCCTGAATCATCCAGCCCTCAACCGCTGTGAACAATGCGATTTTCCTAAGCATTTCTGA